A genomic stretch from Amycolatopsis sp. 195334CR includes:
- a CDS encoding MFS transporter — MAPRISRATVGSTVGTALEWYDFSLYGTAAALVLPQVFFPAGDPAAATLSSLATFAVGFFARPVGGVIIGILGDRVGRRTMLFATLMLMAVASTLIGVLPSYATAGVFAPIALVLLRVVQGLGAGGEYAGAMLLSAEHAETRARGLNASAPTLGNAVGSLVATGVFFLTSALMSEEDFLAYGWRLPFLLSCLVGVAGVIVRIKVPDSPEFERAKDEGRSTRAPLRALFATSGRKILPGMLISVAPNVISYLPSVYALSYLADEVGTAAWVGLVGIVIANACKIVTVPVAGLLCDRYGRRPVMMTGATAAALLFYPFFFLLDTGTPVLIWAAFVLVYTLCNDLTLASQATMMSELFPVGFRYTGVTFTREIAGAIVGGCIPFAAAALGTASGGQTWPIALVCGLLCLLSVLGARFIAEPEHLRREARVPVSISD; from the coding sequence ATGGCACCCCGCATCAGCCGCGCCACGGTCGGTTCGACGGTGGGCACGGCGCTCGAGTGGTACGACTTCTCCCTCTACGGCACGGCTGCCGCCCTCGTGCTGCCGCAGGTGTTCTTCCCGGCCGGTGATCCGGCGGCGGCGACGCTGTCGTCGCTGGCCACCTTCGCCGTCGGGTTCTTCGCCCGGCCGGTCGGCGGCGTGATCATCGGCATCCTCGGCGACCGCGTCGGCCGCCGCACGATGCTGTTCGCCACGCTCATGCTGATGGCCGTGGCCTCGACGCTGATCGGCGTGCTGCCCAGCTACGCCACGGCCGGCGTGTTCGCGCCGATCGCGCTGGTGCTGCTGCGCGTGGTGCAGGGGCTCGGTGCCGGCGGGGAGTACGCCGGGGCGATGCTGCTGTCGGCCGAGCACGCGGAAACCCGGGCCCGCGGGCTGAACGCGAGCGCGCCCACGCTCGGCAACGCGGTCGGTTCACTGGTGGCGACCGGCGTGTTCTTCCTGACCTCGGCGCTGATGTCCGAAGAGGACTTCCTAGCCTACGGCTGGCGCCTCCCGTTCCTGCTCAGCTGCCTGGTCGGGGTGGCCGGGGTGATCGTCCGGATCAAGGTGCCGGACAGCCCCGAGTTCGAGCGCGCCAAGGACGAGGGCCGCAGCACGCGGGCGCCGCTGCGGGCGCTGTTCGCCACCTCCGGGCGCAAGATCCTGCCCGGCATGCTGATCTCCGTCGCGCCCAACGTGATCAGCTACCTGCCCTCGGTCTACGCGCTGAGCTACCTGGCCGACGAGGTGGGCACCGCGGCCTGGGTCGGGCTGGTCGGCATCGTCATCGCGAACGCGTGCAAGATCGTCACCGTGCCGGTCGCGGGCCTGCTGTGCGACCGGTACGGGCGACGGCCGGTGATGATGACCGGCGCGACCGCGGCGGCGCTGCTGTTCTACCCGTTCTTCTTCCTGCTCGACACCGGTACGCCGGTGCTGATCTGGGCGGCGTTCGTGCTGGTCTACACGCTGTGCAACGACCTGACGCTGGCCTCGCAGGCGACGATGATGTCCGAGCTGTTCCCGGTCGGCTTCCGCTACACCGGGGTCACCTTCACCCGGGAGATCGCCGGCGCGATCGTCGGCGGCTGCATCCCGTTCGCCGCCGCCGCGCTCGGCACCGCTTCCGGTGGCCAGACCTGGCCGATCGCGCTGGTGTGCGGGCTGCTGTGCCTGTTGTCGGTGCTCGGTGCCCGGTTCATCGCCGAGCCGGAGCACCTGCGGCGCGAGGCGCGCGTGCCGGTTTCAATCAGTGATTGA
- a CDS encoding TetR/AcrR family transcriptional regulator, which produces MAGTDAPTRERLLTVAERLLLESGYDAVSARAINSAAGMNPAAVHYHFGSKDALIAALLEARLAPVWQRRLDEVTERRRGGWVPTVPELVDLVVTPLAELAEDPVGRLRLRLLARFVRDRREPAWTSRWFGLAPWVELLRDARPELSKRAAAQRWLLAFGLVLEFFADAMPGEVPVATLRAFVTAGLAGS; this is translated from the coding sequence ATGGCAGGCACCGACGCCCCCACCCGTGAGCGGCTGCTGACCGTCGCCGAGCGGCTGCTGCTGGAATCCGGCTACGACGCGGTGTCCGCCCGCGCGATCAACAGCGCGGCGGGCATGAACCCGGCAGCCGTGCACTACCACTTCGGGTCGAAGGACGCGCTGATCGCGGCGCTGCTGGAGGCGCGGCTGGCGCCGGTGTGGCAGCGGCGGCTGGACGAGGTCACCGAGCGGCGGCGCGGGGGCTGGGTGCCCACCGTGCCGGAACTGGTCGACCTGGTGGTGACGCCGCTGGCCGAACTGGCCGAGGACCCGGTCGGGCGGCTGCGGCTGCGGTTGCTCGCCCGGTTCGTGCGTGACCGGCGGGAACCGGCGTGGACCTCGCGGTGGTTCGGCCTGGCGCCGTGGGTCGAACTGCTGCGGGATGCCCGCCCGGAGCTGTCGAAGCGGGCCGCGGCGCAGCGCTGGCTGCTCGCTTTCGGGCTGGTGCTGGAGTTCTTCGCCGACGCCATGCCCGGCGAGGTCCCGGTGGCGACCCTGCGCGCGTTCGTCACGGCGGGATTGGCGGGCTCATGA
- a CDS encoding LacI family DNA-binding transcriptional regulator — MADRVGLSANTVSRALSGKDQVSESTREMIVAEARRLGYVPNNHARSLVSGTTTVLALVITNPSNPFYAALISAVERQCRLAGYSVLLLVTEENEDNEARAVQQLLRFGVDGVLAVPSQHRPGVWAELSEAGLPVVLLSRDIPELGFDFVGTDVERAVTDAVTRVAGPDPRRAWLFEEDLEISTVAARTAAFRQALGGDSLVLKVPGHRTRDATLPWRPDDAYRLAAGLITREHHPELVVTGNDYFALGVYKAVRECGLTVGEDVRVLGYGDHPFAAYLEPGLTTIRLPADDVGTTGVDLLVRRIADPDRPRETVLLSATLVERGSATAQ; from the coding sequence GTGGCGGACAGGGTCGGCCTGTCCGCCAACACGGTGTCCCGGGCGCTGTCGGGCAAGGACCAGGTCAGCGAGAGCACGCGCGAGATGATCGTGGCGGAGGCCCGGCGGCTGGGGTACGTGCCCAACAACCACGCCCGGTCGCTGGTCTCCGGCACCACGACGGTGCTCGCGCTGGTGATCACCAACCCGTCCAACCCGTTCTACGCCGCGCTGATCTCCGCGGTGGAGCGGCAGTGCCGCCTCGCCGGGTACTCGGTCCTGCTGCTGGTCACCGAGGAGAACGAGGACAACGAGGCCCGCGCGGTGCAGCAGCTGCTGCGGTTCGGCGTGGACGGGGTGCTGGCCGTGCCGAGCCAGCACCGGCCGGGCGTGTGGGCCGAGCTGTCCGAAGCCGGGCTGCCGGTGGTGCTGCTCAGCCGCGACATCCCGGAACTCGGCTTCGACTTCGTCGGCACGGACGTGGAGCGGGCGGTCACCGACGCGGTGACGCGCGTGGCCGGGCCGGATCCGCGGCGGGCGTGGTTGTTCGAAGAGGACCTGGAGATCAGCACGGTCGCCGCGCGCACGGCCGCGTTCCGGCAGGCGCTCGGCGGGGATTCGCTGGTGCTGAAGGTGCCGGGCCACCGCACGCGCGACGCCACCCTGCCGTGGCGCCCGGACGACGCCTACCGGCTCGCGGCCGGCCTGATCACCCGCGAGCACCACCCGGAGCTGGTGGTCACCGGCAACGACTACTTCGCGCTCGGGGTGTACAAGGCGGTCCGCGAGTGCGGGCTCACCGTCGGCGAGGACGTGCGGGTGCTGGGTTACGGCGACCACCCGTTCGCCGCCTACCTCGAACCGGGGCTGACCACCATCCGGCTGCCCGCCGACGACGTCGGCACGACGGGCGTGGACCTGCTGGTGCGGCGGATCGCGGACCCGGACCGCCCGCGCGAGACGGTCCTGCTGAGCGCGACTCTGGTGGAACGCGGCTCCGCGACAGCTCAGTAG
- a CDS encoding TetR family transcriptional regulator, giving the protein MASSAKKQRTQEERRSSAERAMLAAAVRLFSKRGVEQTSMADIGEEAGYSRGLANHHFGSRAELVDRLARRSQADFVTSLGDAGGNELRELADRFSAGEHTTQELVARLDSRKRSPVLEDVRGAEPRALVALADAYLATIGGGSEAVRAFLVMWGASFPEETALRLVFAANDARFRFSVEDLVRLGQRNGTIVPEADPAGTATVVVGLLRGISAQYAVDPDAVDLAAARRTTARFLRDTLARP; this is encoded by the coding sequence ATGGCGTCCAGCGCGAAGAAGCAGCGCACCCAGGAGGAACGCCGGTCCTCCGCCGAACGGGCCATGCTCGCCGCCGCCGTCCGGCTGTTCAGCAAACGAGGTGTCGAGCAAACGTCGATGGCCGACATCGGCGAGGAAGCCGGGTACAGCCGCGGGCTGGCCAACCACCACTTCGGCTCGCGGGCGGAACTGGTCGACCGCCTCGCACGGCGGTCGCAGGCCGACTTCGTGACCAGCCTCGGTGACGCCGGCGGGAACGAACTCCGCGAGCTGGCCGACCGGTTCAGCGCGGGCGAGCACACCACCCAGGAACTCGTGGCCCGCCTGGATTCCCGGAAGCGGTCGCCGGTGCTGGAGGACGTGCGCGGCGCCGAACCGCGCGCGCTGGTGGCACTGGCCGACGCCTACCTCGCCACCATCGGCGGCGGTTCGGAGGCCGTGCGGGCGTTCCTCGTCATGTGGGGCGCGTCCTTCCCCGAGGAAACCGCGCTGCGCCTGGTTTTCGCGGCCAACGACGCCCGGTTCCGGTTCAGCGTCGAAGACCTGGTGCGGCTCGGGCAGCGGAACGGGACGATCGTCCCGGAGGCCGATCCGGCGGGCACCGCGACCGTCGTGGTCGGCCTGCTGCGCGGCATCTCGGCCCAGTACGCGGTCGACCCGGACGCCGTCGACCTCGCCGCGGCACGCCGCACCACCGCGCGCTTCCTGCGCGACACCCTGGCCCGCCCCTGA
- a CDS encoding NADH:flavin oxidoreductase: MTVFTPAHLGPVPLRNRIIKAATFEGATPDAVVTDRLIEFHRRVARGGAALTTVAYCAVSPEGRTDRHQLWMRDEAVPGLRRLTEAVHAEGAAVSAQIGHAGPVANAASNRLPALAPGRFPNPLGMRMTRAATVDDLARVVRAHASAALFAVASGFDAVEIHFGHNYLVSSFLSPRLNHRRDAYGGPLENRARLALEIARAVRDAVGDRIAVTAKLNMDDGVPGGFWLDESVQVARWLAADGTVDALELTAGSSLLNPMYLFTGDAPLREFAAQFPRPVRWGVRAAGGAFLRSYPFQEAYLLDRARQFRAALDLPLILLGGITKLETMEQAMGDGFAFVAMARALLREPDLPSRLRSGARSLCVHCNKCMPTIYRGTHCVLAAG, translated from the coding sequence ATGACCGTCTTCACGCCCGCGCACCTGGGACCGGTGCCGCTGCGCAACCGGATCATCAAGGCGGCGACCTTCGAAGGGGCCACGCCGGACGCGGTGGTCACCGACCGGCTGATCGAGTTCCACCGGCGGGTGGCCCGTGGTGGCGCGGCCCTGACCACGGTCGCGTACTGCGCGGTGTCGCCGGAGGGCCGGACCGACCGGCACCAGCTCTGGATGCGGGACGAGGCGGTGCCCGGCCTGCGGCGGCTCACCGAAGCGGTGCACGCCGAGGGCGCGGCGGTGAGCGCGCAGATCGGGCACGCGGGCCCGGTGGCGAACGCGGCGTCGAACCGCCTGCCCGCGCTGGCGCCGGGCCGGTTCCCGAACCCGCTGGGCATGCGGATGACCCGGGCGGCCACAGTGGACGATCTGGCCCGGGTGGTGCGGGCGCACGCGTCGGCGGCGTTGTTCGCCGTGGCGTCGGGGTTCGACGCGGTGGAAATCCACTTCGGACACAACTACCTGGTCAGCTCGTTCCTGAGCCCGCGGTTGAACCACCGGCGGGATGCCTACGGCGGGCCGCTGGAGAACCGCGCCCGGCTGGCGCTGGAGATCGCGCGGGCGGTCCGCGACGCGGTGGGCGACCGGATCGCGGTGACGGCGAAGCTCAACATGGACGACGGGGTGCCGGGCGGGTTCTGGCTGGACGAAAGCGTTCAGGTGGCGCGGTGGCTGGCGGCGGACGGAACGGTCGACGCGCTGGAGCTGACCGCGGGCAGTTCGCTGCTGAATCCGATGTACCTGTTCACCGGGGACGCGCCACTGCGGGAGTTCGCCGCGCAGTTCCCGCGGCCGGTGCGGTGGGGCGTGCGCGCGGCCGGTGGTGCGTTCTTGCGCAGTTATCCGTTCCAGGAGGCGTACTTGCTCGATCGCGCACGCCAGTTCCGCGCGGCGCTGGACCTGCCGCTGATCCTGCTCGGCGGGATCACGAAGCTGGAGACGATGGAGCAGGCGATGGGGGACGGGTTCGCCTTCGTCGCGATGGCGCGGGCGTTGCTGCGTGAGCCCGATCTGCCGTCGCGCCTGCGGTCGGGGGCGAGGTCGTTGTGCGTGCACTGCAACAAGTGCATGCCGACGATCTACCGCGGTACGCACTGCGTGCTGGCGGCCGGATGA
- a CDS encoding crotonase/enoyl-CoA hydratase family protein, with translation MSADDPIRTEHHGDHVLIIRIDRPRRRNAFDGATAHALEAAIDAYENDDRLRCAVLTGSDVVFSAGQDLIAAARGDLATTGRRGGFGIMARPPDKPIIAAVEGHALAGGLELCLACDLVVSSRTATMGLPEAAKSLVALGGGLFRLPRRIPYHLAMELALTGKAWPATRFAELGLVNRLTEPGQALAGALELAEEVLAAAPLAVRASKQIVRHAYDWSDEEAWKKQRDPAGPVLASEDLQEGLRAFAEKRPAVWKGR, from the coding sequence GTGTCAGCCGATGACCCCATCCGCACCGAGCACCACGGCGACCACGTGCTGATCATCCGGATCGACCGGCCGCGCCGCCGCAACGCCTTCGACGGCGCCACCGCGCACGCGCTCGAAGCCGCGATCGACGCCTACGAGAACGACGACCGGCTCCGCTGCGCCGTCCTCACCGGCTCCGACGTGGTGTTCTCCGCCGGGCAGGACCTCATCGCCGCCGCCCGCGGTGACCTGGCCACGACCGGGCGCCGCGGTGGGTTCGGCATCATGGCCCGGCCACCGGACAAGCCGATCATCGCCGCGGTCGAGGGCCACGCGCTGGCCGGTGGCCTGGAGCTGTGCCTGGCCTGCGATCTCGTGGTGTCCTCGCGCACCGCGACGATGGGCCTGCCCGAGGCCGCCAAGTCGCTGGTCGCGCTCGGCGGCGGCCTGTTCCGGCTCCCCCGGCGGATCCCGTACCACCTGGCCATGGAACTCGCGCTCACCGGGAAGGCCTGGCCCGCCACCCGGTTCGCCGAACTCGGCCTGGTCAACAGGCTGACCGAACCGGGGCAGGCGCTGGCGGGCGCGCTGGAACTGGCGGAGGAGGTGCTGGCGGCCGCGCCGCTGGCGGTCCGGGCGAGCAAGCAGATCGTCCGGCACGCCTACGACTGGTCCGACGAGGAAGCCTGGAAGAAGCAGCGGGATCCCGCCGGGCCGGTGCTCGCCTCCGAGGACCTGCAGGAGGGATTGCGGGCGTTCGCCGAGAAGCGGCCCGCCGTCTGGAAGGGACGGTGA
- a CDS encoding DUF6772 family protein, protein MTTINVHETALAKYNPLSRVLCFDTFDTTTHGWTELLGNYDGRGDLDTVDDHMRDFRPPQLSSCSFFDVGTHGTMSGNYALKLATRAHPGHTATGIRRLTMAGRGRVRIETHFAFKAEATVGHEAAASVPWDGNHHPSESQFGAFTVATDICADGGLRYHNVIRYQNTDLDGRMTQRWMYPVVPEPTPRDHQEGKFSLPYAADFTAPDPDDWRTVGEPLELCVNEVPTKINWHYLRWDIDTATRSNVELQLNDRVVDLREVPVPPYPDRYATLDNLLNFYFSVRTHRGVRNFLFLDSVLISVDW, encoded by the coding sequence TTGACGACCATTAACGTTCATGAGACCGCCCTGGCGAAGTACAACCCGCTGTCCCGCGTGCTGTGCTTCGACACCTTCGACACCACCACGCACGGCTGGACCGAACTGCTCGGCAACTACGACGGCCGCGGCGACCTGGACACCGTCGACGACCACATGCGCGACTTCCGCCCGCCGCAGCTGTCCTCGTGCTCCTTCTTCGACGTCGGCACGCACGGCACGATGAGCGGGAACTACGCGCTCAAGCTCGCGACGCGCGCCCACCCCGGCCACACCGCCACCGGCATCCGGCGGCTGACCATGGCCGGTCGCGGCCGGGTCCGCATCGAGACGCACTTCGCCTTCAAGGCCGAAGCCACCGTGGGCCACGAGGCGGCCGCGTCGGTGCCGTGGGACGGCAACCACCACCCGTCGGAGTCGCAGTTCGGCGCGTTCACCGTGGCCACCGACATCTGCGCCGACGGCGGTCTGCGCTACCACAACGTCATCCGCTACCAGAACACCGATCTGGACGGCCGGATGACGCAGCGCTGGATGTACCCGGTGGTGCCCGAGCCGACGCCGCGCGACCACCAGGAGGGCAAGTTCTCGCTGCCCTACGCCGCCGACTTCACCGCACCGGACCCCGACGACTGGCGCACCGTCGGCGAACCGCTGGAGCTGTGCGTCAACGAGGTGCCCACCAAGATCAACTGGCACTACCTGCGGTGGGACATCGACACCGCCACGCGGTCCAATGTGGAGCTCCAGCTCAACGACCGGGTGGTGGACCTGCGCGAGGTGCCGGTGCCGCCGTACCCCGACCGCTACGCCACGCTCGACAACCTGCTCAACTTCTACTTCTCCGTCCGCACGCACCGCGGTGTGCGCAACTTCCTGTTCCTGGACTCGGTCCTGATCTCGGTGGATTGGTGA
- a CDS encoding thiolase family protein encodes MRPVHVVGVGLHPYQRLSDTPYTRLGVHAVRAALADAGLQWRQVQTAYTGTATTGMGLSRLMFRHLGATGIPMTQVENASASGSTAFRQACVEVGAGLADVAIAVGVDKPLHFLLPQKAAGVRELVRVAPATHFALLASRYQHDHGVTPEQLAAVAVKNSCNGALNPNAQRRKARTLAEVLAPPQISGTLTRLQCCPVGEGAAAAIVASDDAIARLGLDRSRAVTVLSSASRSETVYDGENFDAALTRETTAQALSDAGITAADLDVVELHDAFTVEELLYVEAMGLAEPGRAVFALEAGEFDIGGRVAVSASGGLLSMGHPIGPTGVGQIAEITTQLRGEAGPRQHPGARTGLAHMVGVGAVCLVHVLRLT; translated from the coding sequence ATGAGGCCGGTGCACGTGGTGGGCGTCGGGCTGCACCCGTACCAGCGCCTCAGCGACACCCCCTACACCCGGCTCGGCGTGCACGCCGTCCGCGCCGCGCTCGCCGACGCCGGACTTCAGTGGCGCCAGGTGCAGACCGCGTACACCGGCACCGCGACGACCGGAATGGGCTTGTCCCGCTTGATGTTCCGGCACCTCGGCGCCACCGGCATCCCGATGACCCAGGTGGAGAACGCCTCGGCGTCCGGCTCGACCGCCTTCCGCCAGGCCTGCGTCGAGGTCGGCGCCGGACTGGCCGACGTGGCGATCGCCGTCGGCGTCGACAAGCCGCTGCACTTCTTGTTGCCGCAGAAGGCGGCCGGGGTGCGCGAACTGGTCCGCGTCGCACCCGCCACGCACTTCGCGCTGCTGGCGTCGCGGTACCAGCACGACCACGGCGTCACGCCCGAGCAACTCGCGGCCGTGGCGGTGAAGAACAGCTGCAACGGCGCGCTGAACCCGAACGCGCAACGGCGCAAGGCCCGCACGCTCGCCGAAGTGCTGGCACCGCCGCAGATCAGTGGGACGCTCACGCGCTTGCAGTGCTGTCCGGTCGGCGAAGGCGCCGCCGCGGCGATCGTGGCTTCCGACGACGCCATCGCCCGCCTCGGACTGGACCGGTCTCGCGCGGTCACGGTGCTCTCGTCGGCCTCGCGTTCGGAAACCGTCTACGACGGCGAGAACTTCGACGCCGCACTCACCCGCGAAACCACCGCACAGGCTCTTTCCGACGCGGGTATCACCGCGGCCGACCTGGACGTCGTCGAACTCCACGACGCGTTCACCGTCGAAGAACTGCTCTACGTCGAAGCCATGGGCTTGGCCGAACCGGGCCGGGCCGTCTTCGCGCTGGAAGCGGGGGAGTTCGACATCGGCGGGCGCGTCGCCGTCAGCGCTTCCGGCGGGCTGCTGTCCATGGGCCATCCCATCGGCCCCACCGGCGTCGGCCAGATCGCCGAGATCACCACCCAGCTGCGTGGCGAAGCGGGCCCGCGTCAGCATCCCGGCGCGCGGACGGGGCTGGCGCACATGGTCGGTGTGGGCGCGGTGTGCCTGGTCCACGTCCTGCGCCTAACCTGA
- a CDS encoding Zn-ribbon domain-containing OB-fold protein, with protein MDATLAGTRCARCERVYFPPLAIGCEACGAPEDQLRPMEITARGTIHALARVHGEKPCTVAEIQLDDGPLIRAVLSSDRPRIGDVVRAADGQVFG; from the coding sequence ATGGACGCGACCCTGGCCGGTACCCGGTGCGCCCGGTGCGAGCGCGTCTACTTCCCGCCGCTGGCCATCGGCTGCGAGGCGTGCGGTGCGCCCGAGGACCAGTTGCGGCCCATGGAGATCACCGCGCGCGGCACGATCCACGCGCTGGCGCGGGTCCACGGTGAGAAGCCGTGCACCGTCGCCGAGATCCAGCTCGACGACGGCCCGCTCATCCGGGCCGTGCTGTCCTCCGACCGCCCGCGGATCGGGGACGTCGTCCGCGCGGCCGACGGGCAGGTGTTCGGATGA
- a CDS encoding class I adenylate-forming enzyme family protein, whose amino-acid sequence MDEPGSGTPEFWARERPDAPAVVHGEEVLTYGEWNARADRVAEGLAALGLGAGDRLGMRFTLCPEWFVLQRAVQKLGVAQVAVSWKLTDGEVAHILRDSEAKGLAHNDNADVVVIVGSASSRYEDLLATPIRTPRFGRLRPELVLYTSGTTGAPRGVPPPGKPADELRARRYNASVRGIPPYPDHAITLLALPVHHGAGVAAATRTCAEGGTVVLLPSYDAERALALIERHRVQIWPTVPTMLLRVQKLPEPVFARYDLSSLTAVTVGAAPVPQSLKEWITDRLGGGLLWEGYGTSETGMISYTAPEFQLSKPGTSGIPHDGVEIAIVDEDWNRLPTGRTGEIAVSTPIVLRGYLGDEDLGRDAVRDGFFRTGDAGHLDEDGFLYLTDRVKDMIVAGGVNLYPAEIEKALLAHPAVLDAAVIGVPHDDFGEQPMAFLVADGLAEADLETFLDSRLAAHKHPRRYAFVGALPRNPMGKVLKHRLRAPYWKGRERRV is encoded by the coding sequence GTGGACGAACCCGGCAGCGGTACCCCGGAATTCTGGGCGCGGGAACGACCGGACGCCCCGGCCGTGGTCCACGGCGAGGAGGTGCTGACCTACGGCGAGTGGAACGCGCGGGCGGACCGCGTCGCCGAAGGCCTGGCCGCGCTCGGGCTCGGCGCGGGCGACCGGCTCGGCATGCGGTTCACCCTGTGCCCGGAATGGTTCGTGCTCCAGCGCGCGGTGCAGAAGCTCGGCGTGGCGCAGGTGGCGGTGAGCTGGAAGCTGACCGACGGCGAAGTGGCCCACATCCTCCGCGACAGCGAAGCGAAAGGCCTGGCGCACAACGACAACGCGGACGTCGTGGTCATCGTCGGGTCGGCGAGCTCGCGGTATGAGGACCTGCTGGCCACCCCGATCCGCACGCCCCGGTTCGGCCGACTCCGCCCGGAACTGGTGCTCTACACCTCCGGGACCACCGGCGCGCCACGCGGAGTCCCGCCACCGGGCAAGCCCGCCGACGAGTTGCGCGCCCGGCGGTACAACGCGTCCGTCCGCGGTATCCCGCCCTACCCCGACCACGCGATCACCCTGCTGGCGTTGCCGGTCCACCACGGCGCCGGTGTCGCGGCGGCGACCCGCACCTGCGCGGAAGGCGGCACGGTGGTCCTGCTGCCTTCCTATGACGCCGAGCGCGCGCTGGCGCTGATCGAACGGCATCGCGTGCAGATCTGGCCCACCGTGCCGACCATGCTGCTGCGCGTCCAGAAACTGCCCGAGCCGGTGTTCGCGCGGTACGACCTGTCCTCGCTCACCGCGGTGACCGTCGGCGCCGCGCCCGTTCCGCAGTCGCTGAAGGAGTGGATCACCGACCGGCTCGGTGGCGGCCTGCTGTGGGAGGGGTACGGCACCAGCGAAACCGGGATGATCTCCTACACCGCACCGGAATTCCAGCTGAGCAAACCGGGAACCAGCGGAATTCCCCATGACGGCGTCGAAATCGCCATCGTCGACGAGGACTGGAACCGCCTGCCCACCGGGCGGACCGGGGAGATCGCGGTCAGCACCCCGATCGTGCTTCGCGGGTACCTCGGCGACGAAGACCTCGGGAGGGACGCGGTCCGCGACGGCTTCTTCCGCACCGGCGACGCGGGCCACCTCGACGAAGACGGTTTCCTGTACCTCACCGACCGGGTCAAGGACATGATCGTCGCCGGTGGCGTCAACCTCTACCCGGCCGAGATCGAGAAGGCGCTGCTCGCCCACCCCGCCGTGCTCGACGCGGCGGTGATCGGTGTTCCCCATGACGACTTCGGCGAGCAGCCGATGGCGTTCCTGGTCGCCGACGGGCTCGCCGAGGCCGATCTGGAGACCTTTTTGGACAGTCGGCTGGCCGCGCACAAGCACCCGCGCCGGTACGCCTTCGTCGGTGCGCTCCCCCGCAACCCGATGGGCAAGGTGCTCAAGCACCGGCTCCGCGCCCCCTACTGGAAAGGACGTGAGCGCCGTGTCTGA
- a CDS encoding SDR family NAD(P)-dependent oxidoreductase: MSEGLAQLLDLTGEVALVTGAGQGVGATIARYLAAQGAAVAVNDYRAERAEAVTDEIRGAGGTAIAVQADVTDYAAVGAAVERVTAELGPASILVNNAGNAGANPRAAARGPFWESEPADWEPFLAVNLHGVLACCRAVIPGMLHLGHGRLITVISDAGRVGEAGMEAYSAAKAGAAGLMRALARSLGRHQVTANCVAIGLTDTPTLAGVTGNPELTRKVLSNYLIRRVGRPSDAAAVVTLLASAAGSWITGQTYPVNGGFSVSR, translated from the coding sequence GTGTCTGAAGGGCTCGCCCAGTTGCTGGACCTGACCGGCGAAGTGGCGCTGGTGACCGGCGCCGGTCAGGGCGTCGGCGCGACGATCGCGCGGTACCTGGCGGCACAGGGCGCCGCGGTCGCCGTCAACGACTACCGCGCCGAACGGGCCGAAGCCGTCACCGACGAGATCCGCGGGGCCGGCGGCACCGCCATCGCCGTGCAGGCCGATGTCACCGACTATGCCGCCGTCGGGGCCGCGGTCGAGCGGGTGACCGCCGAACTCGGTCCGGCGAGCATCCTGGTCAACAACGCCGGGAACGCCGGGGCGAACCCGAGAGCGGCCGCGCGCGGGCCGTTCTGGGAGAGCGAACCCGCCGACTGGGAACCGTTCCTGGCGGTCAACCTGCACGGGGTGCTGGCGTGCTGCCGCGCGGTCATCCCCGGCATGCTCCACTTGGGACACGGCAGGCTGATCACCGTGATCAGCGACGCCGGGCGCGTCGGCGAAGCGGGCATGGAGGCCTACTCCGCCGCCAAAGCCGGTGCCGCCGGGCTGATGCGCGCGCTCGCCCGCAGCCTCGGACGGCACCAGGTCACCGCGAACTGCGTGGCGATCGGCCTCACCGACACACCCACGCTGGCGGGGGTCACCGGCAACCCGGAGCTGACCCGCAAGGTGCTGTCGAACTACCTCATCCGCCGGGTCGGCCGTCCCAGCGACGCCGCCGCCGTGGTGACGCTGCTGGCGTCGGCGGCGGGCAGCTGGATCACCGGCCAGACCTACCCCGTGAACGGAGGCTTCAGTGTCAGCCGATGA